The DNA sequence CCTTCGACGTTCGCGCTGCGCCACAGCGGCAGCGCCACGCCGGCCTCGGCGGCCTTGTCGAACAGGCGCACCATCAGCAGGTTCCACAGGAACGCGGTCGCGATCGTGGACACGGCGGCGGTGACCGGGTCGGCGAGCGGGTAGGTCGCGTCGCCGGGCGGCACCAGGTTGTCGAGCACGACGGTGGCGTTCTCGGCGAGGGTCGTGCCCGCGCGGCGCGGTGCCAGCGCGCTCGCCGCGACCGACGTCACCGCGACCACGGGGCAGCCGGCGTCCGCGGCGAGCACGGCGAGCTCCACCGGGTAGGGGTTCACGCCCGAGGTGGAGAAGACGAAGAGGACGTCGTGCGCGGCGAGTCCCGCTTCGCGCAGGACTTCGCCGGCGAGGCCGGTGCGGCGTTCGGCGGCCGTGCTGCTGACCGCGCCGTGCATGGGCAGCAGCTCGGGGTGGTAGATCGGGCGGACGCAGGCCAGGCCGCCGGCGCGGTAGAACGTCTCGGCGACTGCGGCCAGGGAGTGGCCCGCGCCCGCGGTGAGCACCATGCCGTCCGCGCGGACGCTCGCCAGCACCAGCTCGGCCACGTCGTCCAGCGCGGCCGCGTTCTGCTGTTCCACCCTCGTCAGGTGGTTGCGCACGACGTCGCCGTAGTCGGTGTCGGTCACGGGCTCGGTCGCCATGCGGTCCTCCAGTGGTCTATACCAAACGATGCGGGTGCCCAAGTCCTACCGGATCGTCCCATCACCCGCCAGGGTGTTGACCACCGAACATGATCGATGTTCAAATGAACAGCATGGATGTGTCGTGGCGTCACGAGAAGATCCTCCACCGCCTGCGGGGTGGCGAGCGGGTGTCCGTCGGCAGCCTGGCGGAGCTGGTGGGCGCTTCAGAGATGACGGTGCGGCGCGACCTGGACGCGTTGGAGCGGGAGGGGCTGCTGCGGCGCGTGCGCGGCGCGGCGGTGAGCATGTTGACGGGGGAGGAGACGCCTTACGCGGCGCGGGCTCGGCAGCGGTTGGAGGTGAAGCGGCGGATCGGGGTGGCGGTCGCGGGGCTGCTCGACGACGGCGAGACGGTCGTGCTCGACGGTGGCAGCACCGCGGTGGAGGTGGCGCGCCGGCTGGTCGACCGGCGGCTGACCGTGCTGCCGTTGTCGCTGCACTCGGCGGACGCGCTGCGGGGGGCCGAGCAGGTGCGGATGGTGCTGCCCGGCGGCGACATCCGGCCCGGCGAGCTGGCGTTCGCGGGGCCGCTGACCGAGCACGCGTTGCGCGTGATGCGGTTCGACACGATGGTGCTCGGCAGTTGCGGGTTGAGCGCGCGCAACGGGGTGTCGGCGCACGACCTGGCCGAGGGGGCGGTGAAGAAGGCGGCCGTGGAGGCGTCGGCGCGGGTGGTCGCGGCGATCGACAGCTCGAAGTTCGGGCGGACGGCGTTCGGCCGGGTGTGCCCGGTGGACGAGATCGACGTCCTGGTGACCGATTCGGACGCGCCGGAGGAGGAACTGAGCCGGATCCGTGAGGCGGGGGTGGAGGTCCGGCTCGTCTGACACCGGGGGCTCGGGGCCGGCGCGGTCACGTGGTGCGGTCGGGTGGTCCGGCGCGGTCGGCAGGCTCGGGTCGGGTGGGCATCGGTGGCGGCGGGTGGTGACCGGCGGGGTGGGCGGGGGTGGTTTCGGCGCTCGGTCATGTTCAACCGAGGGGCGGTAACGGTGTTTCCGTACATGTCCGGGACATGATCACCCGATCGTGTCGGGGGTCGTCCCACAACCGCAGGTCACGGGCGGAGGTAGCGGGGGTCCACGGGGGGTAGCGGTTTCTCCGGCAGGTTGGCGTGGGCCTTCATCATGAAGTCGAACCAGGTGCGCGCGGGCAGGGTACCGCCGTAGATGTCACCCTCGCCGCACAGGCGCGGAGGGCCGGCGTTGACGCAGATGCCGCTCGGCGACGTGCTGTCGTTGAACACCTGCACCGCACCGGCGTAGTCCGCGGTCGCGCCGATGAACGCGGCCGACTTGTACTCCTCCGTCGTCCCCGTCTTCCCCAGCGCCGGCCGGGTCCAGCCGAACTGCTTCGCGGCCGCCGCGGCCGTGCCGCGGTCCTGGTCGTCGCCGCTCATCCCGACCGCCAGGGCGTTCGCCAGCGGCTCCTCGACCACCTGCTCGCACGGCGCGTCGCGGAAGCCCACGTCCTCGCC is a window from the Saccharothrix saharensis genome containing:
- a CDS encoding SIS domain-containing protein, which encodes MATEPVTDTDYGDVVRNHLTRVEQQNAAALDDVAELVLASVRADGMVLTAGAGHSLAAVAETFYRAGGLACVRPIYHPELLPMHGAVSSTAAERRTGLAGEVLREAGLAAHDVLFVFSTSGVNPYPVELAVLAADAGCPVVAVTSVAASALAPRRAGTTLAENATVVLDNLVPPGDATYPLADPVTAAVSTIATAFLWNLLMVRLFDKAAEAGVALPLWRSANVEGGDAANADLLRKYQTRVPQLG
- a CDS encoding DeoR/GlpR family DNA-binding transcription regulator, whose protein sequence is MNSMDVSWRHEKILHRLRGGERVSVGSLAELVGASEMTVRRDLDALEREGLLRRVRGAAVSMLTGEETPYAARARQRLEVKRRIGVAVAGLLDDGETVVLDGGSTAVEVARRLVDRRLTVLPLSLHSADALRGAEQVRMVLPGGDIRPGELAFAGPLTEHALRVMRFDTMVLGSCGLSARNGVSAHDLAEGAVKKAAVEASARVVAAIDSSKFGRTAFGRVCPVDEIDVLVTDSDAPEEELSRIREAGVEVRLV